Below is a genomic region from Bifidobacterium crudilactis.
CTGACGGCGGCCGCGATTCCTTTGGCCATCTCAATGGTGCAGGCCGCAGCTTCGCGAGGACAGGATCTCGATGCCTTCGTCATGGATTTCGTCTACCCGGGCATCAAAGGGCCATCCGTGCGCGGCGAACGTGTGTTCCTGCTGGACGCGTGGCTCAGCGAAAAATCATACGTGCAGACATCGTCGCTGGTTACACTGCGCAACGGCAACGAACTGAGCCTGGATTTCGGCATCCTGCAACGGGAGGGTGCTGAAGTGCTGGGAATCGCCTCTTTGATCGGCTCCACGCGCTCTACGGAAGGCATCGAAGCGGTGAACCCTCTTGACGGGAGCAGACACACCCTGCCCTTCGTCAGAGTGTTCGACGAGGATGAATTCTCCGCGGTCAACCCGGAGCGGGAATCGGGTGCCGGGGATTCCGCGCGCGTTGCCGTTGATTCGGACGCCAAGGAGGGGCAGTGAGCAAGCCTTCCGCCTTCACGCTCGCATCGCTGGCATCGGGGGAACCTGAGTTTCGCGAGGTCGGGGTAGGTCCGTGGGCGCAGACGCATCCGGATGAGCCGCGTCCCGATGACCCGGCATCAGAGCAGTATGACCCACGATACGACAGCGAGCTTCTCGACAACGGGGATCGGCGCAACGTGCTCGATGCATTTCGTTACTGGAGCGTCGAGGCGATACGCGACGAACTCGACAGTCGGGGCAGACATCTCTTCGAAGTGGCCATCGAGAACTGGACGCATGACTTCAACATCGGCTCGATCGTGCGTACCGCCAACGCCTTCGCAGCGGCAAAAGTCCATATCGTCGGACCGCACAAGTGGAATCGCAAGGGCGCGTTGATGACCGAGCTCTACCAGCATGTTGAGCAGCATCCCTCCATGCAGGCTCTTCTGGATCACGTGAAGGCTGCGGACGAGGAACGCGACGACGGCACCTCCACGCGGATCATCGCCATCGATAATGTACCGGGCGCCGTTGCCATAGAGCGGTTCGAATTTCCCGAGCGCTGCCTGCTGATATTCGGTGCGGAAGGTCCGGGATTGTCGGAAAAGGCCCTGACCTGCGCCGATGACGTGGTGTTCATCTCCCAGTACGGGTCGGTCCGCTCGATCAATGCCGGAGCGGCCGCGGCGGTGGCGATGCATTCCTGGATCGAGCAGCATGGGCGGTCCCGGTGAGGACATCTTCGCATATGGCAGTCGCATGCGGCAGTTGTCTGTGATAGTGCCATTCGTGCATCGGCCATTCGTGAATAGGTCATGTGTACATAGGCCATGCGTAACGGCCTGGTCGTCTCACAGGCGGCACGAAGCTTGGAATTAGCTGATAGATTCGTAGTGTGATCGAAATACGGAAGCTCAGCAAATCATTCAAAGGCAGGCTCGCGGTCAACGATGTGTCCTTCGTTGCACAGGATGGCAAGGTGACTGGTTTTCTCGGCCCGAACGGCGCCGGCAAATCCACCACCATGCGTACGGCCCTGGGGCTTATCAGAGCCGACGAGGGCGAGGCCTTGATCGACGGACAGCCCTTCCTGAGCATGCGTTCACCGATGTTCGAGGTCGGCGCGGTTCTGGACGCCAAATCTGCTCACAAGGGCCGCTCGGCATACGCACATCTTCATGCCCTGGCGCTGACCAACAACATTCCCAAGTCGCGGGTCGATGAGGTCATCGACATCACCGGCATCGCCAACGTCAAGAAACGTCGGGCAGGAGCCTTCTCTTTGGGAATGGGCCAGAGGCTCTCCATCGCCACGGCTTTGCTGGGAGATCCGCACAATCTGGTTCTGGACGAACCTATCAACGGTCTTGACCCGGAAGGCGTGCGTTGGGTGAGGGAACTCTGCCGCTACTACGCGGGGCAGGGTAGAGCCGTGCTGCTCAGCTCTCACCTGATGAGTGAGGTCGCGCTCACGGCCGACAGCCTCGTCATCATCGGCCAGGGTCGTGTCCTGGAAGACACCTCCGTGCAGGCCTTCATCGATAAACACTCGAGTTCGGCCATCCGGGTAGCGACGCCGGACGAGGAGGAACTGAGAAGGGTGCTGGCGACGCTCGAAGGAGCGCAGGTCGAGCGCATCGACGCCAGCTCCGAAGATCCAGACGGCGTTCCCGTATTCCATATCGTCGGCGTTCCACTCGAGCGTCTGGCGCAGGCCGTGTCCTTCGGGAGCATACGCATCTATGAGCTACGCACCGAGCACTCGTCGCTAGAACAGGCATACATGGAGCTGACCCACGGCCATGTGGAGTACATGGCGCAGGAGATTCCGGCGCAGCGCGTCGTACCGATGGCATCAGGGGAGGTCGCACGATGAGTTCAACGAATACGCAAGGCTCGACGCAGTCACCACGACACGGCTACGTTTCCGGCAGTCGCCTGTCCCCACGACGAATCCATGTAAGCCTGGCGGGCAGCACCCGAGCTGAACTGGTCAAACTCCTCAGCCTCAAGTCCAGCTACATCCTGCTGATCATCAACACCGCATTGATTCCGTTGGGCACACTGCTCGTGGCTTGGAGCATACAGCTGACCAGCACTCTTGACGACAAGGGCAACACGCTCGACGTTGCCAGACCAATACAGATGACGGCGTTGTGGACCTCCGTCGGAGCCTTCGTCAGCACAGCGGTTCTGGCGATAGGCATTCTGTCCATCATGTCCCTGACCTCAGAATTCGGGAACATGTCGATACAGTCATCGTTGACGGCGAACCCGCGCCGCGGGATGCTGATGGCCGCGAAGGGGCTCGCACTATCGGCGCTTACCGGAGTCTCCACACTGGTGGGTGTGCTGCTGGCGTGGGGGGTTGCGCATCTGTTCTTCGTCGGCTCGACCTTGGAGCCCTTGTCCTCGGGGCAACGCTTCACGCCGTTGATCGTCATAGGCGCGGCCGTGGTGTCTTCGGTGCTGGTCTCGATACTGGCTCTCGGCATTGCCGGCATCTGCCGGTCAACGGTAGGCGCGGTCTTTGCCTTCATTGCCTTGATGATGATCGTCCCACAGATTCTTTCGGTGCTCTCCTTGCTGGGAGGGGGATTCGATTGGATTGGCTCCGCGACGGAGTTTCTGCCCAACTCCCTGATGGATGGGGCGATCGGTGCCGACATAAACAGCTCGATGAGTTCGGCGTCTTCGAGCGCCTTCGACCCGAATTGGTGGCAAAGCCTCCTGCTGCTGCTGGTTTGGTCGGCCGTGTCGTACGTGGTGGGGACCCTGCTGGTCAAGCATCGCGACATCGCCTGAACGCCGAGGCATTCGGCCATCGCCGATTCGGGGTGCGAATGTGTCCTGTATATGACGTTGAGGTGTCACACACGGCACATATAGTAAAGGCTATGCCAACATTCACACGAGAAGAAATCGAGCATTTGGGAGACCTTGCTCGCATAGCCCTCACCGATGACGAGATCAGCAGGCTCCAGGGCGAGCTCAACGTGATCGCCGAGTCGATTGCAAAAGTCCAGGAAGTCGCCGGTGAGGATGTGCCCCCCACGGCGAATCCGGTGCCCTTGGAGGCATATCTGCGGCCGGATGTGGCGGAACAGCCACTGACGCAGGAAGAGGCGCTGAGCGGGGCGCCTGCAACCGAGGCCGGTATGTTCGTGGCCCCACGCATTCTTGGTGAGGAGTGAGGGAAACAATGACACAACACAGTGAACTTGTCAGGCTGAGTGCTGCCGAGATGGCGGAGCAGATACGTAGCGGAGAGGTCTCCAGCCGAGAGCTCGTCGAGGCGGAAGTGTCGACCATCGAAGCCGCGGAACCGAGCATTCAGGCCTTCCTTCAGGTCTCCAAGGATGAGGCTTTGCAGCAGGCCGATGACTTCGATGCCCGTCGCAAGGCGGGTGACATCGACGGTCTTCCCGAATTGGCCGGTGTGCCGATCGCAGTCAAGGACATGATCGTTACCAAAGGCATTCCCACCACTGCGGCATCCAAGATTCTCGAGGGATGGATTCCTCCTTACGATGCGACCGTCGTGCGCAAACTCAAAGACGCAGGTATGCCGATTCTCGGAAAAACCAATCTGGACGAGTTCGCCCAGGGTTCTTCGACCGAGCACAGCGCCTACCAGACCACGCACAATCCCTGGGATACGGAACGAGTCCCCGGTGGTTCAGGCGGTGGCTCCGCTTCCGCGGTCGCCGCTTTCGAAGCGCCTTTGGCGTTGGGCACCGACACCGGTGGCTCGATTCGTCAGCCAGGCGCATTGACCGGAACCGTCGGGGTGAAGCCGACCTATGGCGGCGTTTCGCGTTTCGGTGCGATTGCGATGGCGTCCTCTCTCGATCAGATCGGGCCGGTCTCACGTACCGTCCTTGATGCTGCGCTCCTGCACGAGGTCATCGGCGGCTACGATGAGCGCGACTCCACATCGATTCCAAAGCCTCTGCCCAAGCTGGCCGATGCCGCTCGAGAAGGGCAGAAGCGTGACCTGCACGGTATGCGCGTCGGATTGGTCAAGGAAATCGGCGGCGAAGGGTTCCAGCCCGGAGTCGAAGCACGGTTCAAGGAAGCGGTCGCGGCTCTTGAAGACATGGGCGCCGAAGTCGTTGAGGTCTCATGTCCTCATTTCTCCTATGCCCTTGGTGCCTACTACATCATCATGCCTTCCGAGGTCTCAAGCAACCTTGCACGGTATGACGGTATGCGATACGGCCTGCGAGTGATGCCTGAGGATGGCACGCCGCAGACGGCGGCGAATATGATGGCGGCAACCCGTGAGGCAGGATTCGGCGACGAGGTCAAACGACGGATCATCCTGGGCACGTATGCGCTGTCCGCCGGGTACTACGATGCCTGGTACGGTTCGGCCCAGAAGGTCCGTACGCTGATCATCCGCGATTTCGCCAAGGCCTTCGAACAGGTCGACGTATTGGTGTCTCCGACGAGTCCAAGCACCGCATTCAAATTCGGCGAGAAGATGAATGACCCGCTGACGATGTATCTGGAGGATATCGCCACGATCCCTGCGAATCTTGCGGGCGTTCCGGCAATGTCGATTCCTGCCGGTCTCAGTGATGACGGGCTGCCAACCGGTTTCCAGTTCTTCGCACCGCAGATGCATGACGAGAAGCTGTACAAGCCTGCCGCCGCCTTGGAGGCCGCGTTGCTCGAACAGCAGCAAGGACCAATCTGGCAGTCCATGAACACCCCTTGGCTTGACGGCCTGAACAAGTAAGCATCGGAAGGATTACATTCGATATGGCTGACAAATTGATGAAGTACGCCGATGCCGTTTCAGAGTTCGACACGGTTTTCGGTCTTGAAGTCCATGTGGAGCTCAGCACGAACACCAAGCTCTTCTGCCCCGCGCACATTGAATTCGGCGGCGAGCCGAACACCCAGCTCACACCGGTGTCGCTTGGGCTGCCCGGCAGCCTTCCGGTGGTGAACAAGACCGCCATAGACTACGCCATCAAGCTGGGTCTGGCATTGCACTGTGAAATCGCGGAATGGAGCCAGTTCGCACGCAAGAACTACTTCTACCCGGATATGCCGCGCGACTATCAGATCTCGCAATATGACAAGCCGCTGAACGGCAACGGATATCTTGATGTGGAGCTGGCGGACGGAGAGATATTCCGCGTGCAGATCGAGCGCGCCCATGTCGAGGACGATGCCGGGAAGAACACCCACGTCGGCGGAGCCGATGGGCGAATCGAAGGTGCCGATCACTCGCTGTGCGACTATAACCGCGCAGGAGTGCCGCTGGTGGAGATCGTGACCAAGCCGGTGGAAGGCGCGGGTGCGCGTGCACCTGAAATCGCCGGTGCATACGTGCGCGCCATCCGTGACATCGTGAAGGCGCTGAATATTTCCCACGCCCGTATGGAGCAGGGCAATATGCGCGCCGATGTGAACGTTTCTCTGCGCAAGAACCCGGGCGATGCTTTGGGTACCCGTTCGGAAACCAAGAACGTCAACACCTTCAAAGGCATCGAGAAGACGATGGCATACGAGATTCGCAGGCAGGCGGCGATTCTGGATGCAGGTGGCGAGATTCTTCAGGAGACCCGTCATTGGGACGAAGGTTCTCAGTGCACCGCCGGAGGGCGCATCAAATCCGATGCCGACGATTACCGCTACTTCCCCGACCCTGATCTGGTCATGGTGCATGTCACCAGCGACCACATCGAGGAGCTCAGGAAGCAAATGCCCGAAATGCCACGCGACCGTCGTGCACGACTCAAGGCAGACTGGGGCTTCTCCGATTTGGAGATGCGTGATGTGGTGAACGCCGACGCTCTTGACCTCATCGAGGAAACCGTGAAGGCTGGCGCCAAAGCATCCGGAGCGCGCAAATGGTGGATGGGTGAGCTGTCCCGCGAAGCCAACGCCAAGGAAATCAGTCTGGAAGAGCTGCCTATTACTCCGGCTGATGTCGCACAGGTCGAGGTGCTGATTGCCAAGGGAACGCTGAACGACAAACTCGCCAAGCAGACCGTATCCGGAGTGCTCGCGGGCGAAGGCAGCCCTGAAGAGGTCGTAGCCAAGCACGGGTATCAGGTCGTTTCCGACGACGGGGCGTTGGTCGCCGCAGTCGACGAGGCTCTTGCCGCCAATCCCGACATCGTCGAGAAGCTGAAGTCGGGCAACATGAAGCCTATGGGAGCGATTATCGGAGCTGTGATGAAAGCCACCCATGGACAGGCTGATGCCAAGGCGGTGCGTACCATCGTTTCGGAAAAAGTCGCCTCGCTGTGATGTACACTGTATGCGCGTAATCGCATCAGAGTCGTGCAATACATGGAAATTCCAGACGACTAGCAACTACGAAGGCGGGATATGGTACAAGCCAACGAAGTCAACAGTCCGGAGTCGGAGCAAAGCAGGGAGCTGCCGGAGCGCCTCATCATTCCCGAAATAAAAGGGGAGATGGTGCACCTGCGCCCTGCCGGGCTTGACGATCTTCTATATATGGACCGACTTGAGGCTTTCTACAATGCTTCGGGCATTACAGGAAAAGGACCGCAGGCGGAACGAGCCGTGGTGCACACCTGGGTAAAGCGCTCGGTCGCCTGGAGTTGGGGGCAGACGGCAGGAGAGTCCGGCGTCGGCGATCCCGAATCCCGCAGGACCGTGGCATGGGCGATGCTCGCCAGCAGCGAGAACGGCGATGAGGATGCCGAGTCAGAGCGCAATGGCGATGCCATCATCGGCATGATTTTTCTGATCGATATCGACGGATGGGCACGATCGGCACGCATACAGGTCGTTCTCGGCAAGAACTACCGGGGGCGCGGGTACTCGCGCGACGCCATGCCGAGGGTTATGACCTATGGTTTCGCCCCCGAGCCAGCGGGCCTTGGACTTCACCGGATATGGGTCAGCGTTCCCGAGAAGAACACCCGGTCGACATCGGTGTATCAGTCCCTCGGCTTCGTTCCTCAAGGCACGTCGCGTGATGCTCTATGGGATGCGGAAAACGGGAAATATCAGGATCTCATCGTGATGGACACGCTTGTCGACGAGTATGATCCGATTCAATCGCTGGATGCCTTCGGCATGCATGTGATCGAGGACAATCCCGGTGTGCGCGAGGCCTTAAGCGCCAAGGAGCACTCGCTGGCCATCCAGCTGCGCAACAAGGCGGAATCCTCAGGGAAGAAGACTGCGGCGAGCATTGATGATCACCCGCTCCGTCAGGCGCCTCCTGTGGCGCTTCCACCTGAATCCGTGGAGACCATAGAGAAAACCTCCTTGAAGGATGCGCTTGCCCCGCATCCCGCCGAAGACGAGCATGCCGATAATCGACATGTCGAGAGTCCTGACGAACAGAAGGACGATCAGGGCGACGATCAGGCGGAATGGCCGTACAACCAGAGCAGCAGAAAAACGTCCAAACGTGCCTGGTGGAGGAATATCGGCAGAAGCCGCACCCGCACGGATGAAGGTCAGAAGGACTGAAACGATGAGTGCAGAGGACTTGGATAACTACGAAACCGATGCGGAGCTTGCACTGTACCGGGAATACAGGGATGTCATCAAGCTGTTCACCTATGTGGTCGAAACGGAACGCAGGTTCTACCTCGCCAATAAGGTGGATTTCAATGTTCGAAGCGCCGGGCAGGATGTGTATTTCGATGTTCAGCTCACCGATGCATGGGTTTGGGATGTGTACCGGCCAAGTCGCTTTGTCAAGAATGTGCGCATTGTCACATTCAAGGATGTCAACGTCGAGGAAGTCCAGAAAAGCGACATAGACATTCCCGATTCCATAAACTGAGCCTGCCGGGTCGCTTCGGTGATTCCATGGCTTCGGTGAGCGCCCGCCAGATTGGGAGGCTGCCCGTAAGTCCGGGCAGGAGTCGCTCGTATTCAGGCAAAGGCGACGAAGGTAATCTCAGAAACGATTGCGGCGCGGGGTGTGTGAATCGGCATAAACCGTTCCAGTCAACCGCTTTCCCTTTAAGCGTGTGCATTGGCTGGAGATTTTGCTATTCGGCAGTTACGTGGGGTCTTTCGTATAGACTAGACGGGATTATTGTGCTCAGGAGGTCAAGTTGACAGAAAAACAATCCGTGGTCATCATCGGTGGAGGCCCGGCAGGTCTGACCGCCGCATGGGAACTGGCCAAGGACGGCGGCAGCGACAAATATGACGTGATCGTGCTTGAAGCCTCGAATCAGTTCGGTGGCATTTCAAGAACCGTGAAGCATAACGGCAACCGCATGGACATCGGAGGGCATCGCTTCTTCTCCAAGGACGATCGCATCATGGACTGGTGGAAGAATGTGCTTCCGCTACAGGGTGCTCCTTCCTATGACGACAAGAAGCTCAACCGCCACCATGATCTTGAGCCTGGTGGCCCAGACCCCGAAACCACTGACAAAGTGATGCTGAAGCGTCACCGCGTTTCGAGAATCTACTGGAACCATCACTTCTTTGATTACCCCATCTCCCTTTCGGCCAATACCCTGAAGGCTCTGGGCTTCAGATTGACTATGGTTGCGGGCTTCAGCTACCTCAAGTCGGTGTTCCACAAGCTTCCCGAAGACAACCTCGAGAACTTCTATATCAATCGTTTCGGACGCAAGCTCTATTCGATGTTCTTCGCCGGTTATACGGAGAAGCTGTGGGGCCGCGCACCAAAGGAGATCAGCGCCGACTGGGGTGCCCAGCGTGTCAAGGGACTGAGCATCATGGGCGTGCTGAAGAACGCGGTGCAGAAGATGCTGCCGAAGAAGCGCGATGCCCATGAGGTCGAGACCAGTCTGATTGAGGAGTTCTGGTACCCGAAGCTCGGGCCTGGTCAGCTTTGGGAAACCGTGGAGGAGAACTGCCGAGAGGCCGGTGTCAAGGTCATCACCGATGCCAAGGTCGTTGAGCTGGATCAGCAGGACGGACGTCTGTCTGCGGTGGTGTACGTGGATTCCGACGGCAACAGAGTCAGTCTTCAGGCTGATGACGTGATCTCATCCATGCCCATCAAGGACCTGGTCAACGCGGTCAAGGCCTCCCCGACATCGGCGCCGGCGGATATGACGCATATCGCCAACGGCTTGCCATACCGTGATTTCGTCACGGTTGGGCTTCTCGTCAAACGTCTGCGAATCCGTAACACCACCGACACTCCGACGCTGGGCAATCCGCCGATCGTCCCCGATTGCTGGATTTACGTTCAGGATCCGGGATTCAAGGTCGGACGTCTGCAGGTGTTCAACAACTGGAGCCCATACCTGGTCAAGAACGTTGACGATACGGTGTGGATCGGCCTGGAGTATTTCTGCGAAGAGGGCGATGATTTCTGGAACCTCAGCGATGAGAAGGCGACGGCCTTCGCCGTGGACGAGCTCACCCGCATGGGCATCATCAACGGAGCGCAGGATGTCATGGACTCGCACCGCGAGCGTGTGCCCAAGGCGTATCCGGCCTACTTCGATACCTATGCGCAGATGCCTGAGCTGGTGGAGTGGCTGGATTCCTTCGGCAACCTGTATTGTGTCGGACGCAACGGTCAGCACCACTACAACAACCAGGACCATTCGATGGCCACATCGATGGAAGCGGTCGAGAACATTCGCACGGGTCGCACGTCGAAGGCCAATGTGTGGAACGTCAACACGGAGAAGAGCTATCACGAAGAGAAGTGAAGTCTGAGCAGGCGATAGCAGGGGCTTCTCGCCACTGTGGTTCCACCCGAGCGGCAGTTGGGTGAGAGCCTGGTTTTTGAATACGGCGGCGGTGTCGTCAGCGGCTTTGACGGTCGGTGACGAGACCGCCGCCGTCATATGCCGTGACATCGAGGTCACGGCGATACGCGAAACGATGTTCATGACGAAGACCGTCGCATCATTGCTTTCATATTCGGATTTGCCGTAGAGTGCGTCGTCGGGCATTCACCGGGAATCGTGGAATGTCGCCTTGGCGTTTCGTTTTGCAAGATAAGCCTTGTCGATGTAAGGTATTCAAAGTTCCTGATGCTGAGACAGCATTGGACTTCAATATGCGGATGTTCCGCCATTATTCTCTAGCCACGTCAGACTCTGTGTCGACGAAGCGGTAGGAAAGGCATTATTACTGTGGCAACAAGCCAAAAACTCACTGATATGAAACTGCCTGAGCTCAAGGAGCTTGCCAAGCAGCTCGGTCTGCGAGGCACCTCCACGATGCGAAAGCCCGCTCTCATTGCAACGATAGAAGCGGCACGCTCGGGCGGCGAGGCACCTGCGGGAGTGACAGTGCGCTCCGTCAATGCCAATCAGCAGGAATCTGTTGACAGCAAGGAATCGGAAAACGGCACCCTTGGTGCTTCGAACAACGCGGGAAGCGATGAACGCTCTCGCGAAAGTGCACAGGCCGAGGAGAGTGGAATCTCTCAGGCTTCGGGCGCGGGTCAAACACGTCGCGTCCATGATGCCAAGTCAGACGATGTGTTCACTCCCAGCGCGGCAGTCGACGCACCATCGAAGCGGGGCACCTCGCAAGATGGTCAGCCGACCCGTACCCACAAGGACGGGGATGCGCTGACGCTGCCACGTCGCAGACGCAATCGTTCTCAAGCCGCGAGCGAGGACAGCAACGATCACGGTTCGGTACGCGATCTCGATGACATCCTGGCGGTATTGCCTAATCGCAATGAGCATAGCCAGCAGCGCAGCAATGATCATGAAGGCAATGGCGAAGAGCACGAGTTCGTTCGTCGTGGACGTCGTGACAGGAGTGAACGCAACGATCGCGGTGGCCGAGGCAATCGTAATGACCGCGGTTCAGACCGTAATGATCGCAACGATCGTAATGATCGCAATGACCGCAATGGTGAACGCCGCAACCGTAACCGCCGCGACCGTTCAGCGGACTACGAGGCACGCGAGGAAGACCGTCGTGAGGACTCGCAGCAGGAGGAGCTGGTTCCCGTTGCAGGCATCGTAGACGTGTTGGACTCCTATGCGTTCATCAGGACCTCCGGATACCTGCCCGGCCCGAATGACGTCTATGTCTCGATGGGACAGGTTCGTAAATACGCGTTGCGCAAGGGCGATGCGGTCCATGGCGCCATCAGGCCTCCACGCGAGGGGGATCGGCGCAATCAACGCCAGAAATTCGTACCGCTGCAGTCCATCGACTCGGTCAACGGCATGAGCATCGAGGATGCTTCGAACAGGGCGCATTTTAACAAGCTCACACCGCTGTATCCCCAGGAACGTCTGAGGATGGAGACCCAGCCGAACAAGCTCACCGGACGGTTGATCGATATCATCTCGCCTATCGGCAAGGGACAGCGTGGCCTGATAGTCTCCCCACCCAAGGCGGGCAAGACCATCACCCTGCAGAATATCGCCAACTCCATCTCCACGAACAACCCCGAGGTTCATCTGATGGTCGTCCTCGTCGATGAGCGTCCTGAGGAAGTCACCGATATGGAGCGCACGGTTCAGGGTGAAGTCATCTCATCCACATTCGACCGTCCCGCATCCGATCACACCACGGTCGCCGAGCTTGCCATCGAACGTGCCAAGCGTCTGGTCGAGCTGGGTCAGGACGTCGTGGTGCTGCTCGACTCGATGACCCGTCTCGCGCGCGCTTACAACATCGCCGCCCCGGCTTCAGGGCGTATCCTTTCAGGCGGCGTCGACGCGCAGGCCTTGTACCCGCCGAAGAAGTTCTTCGGAGCTGCACGCAATATCGAAAACGGCGGCTCGCTGACGATTATCTCTTCCGCATTGGTGGAGACCGGTTCCAAGATGGACGAAGTGATTTTCGAGGAGTTCAAGGGCACCGGCAATATGGAGCTGCGTCTCTCCAGGGAACTCGCCGACAAGCGCCTCTTCCCTGCCATCGACATCATCTCTTCGGGTACGCGACGTGAGGAGCTCATCACGCCACCGGAGGAGCTTGCAGTCATCTACAGGCTGCGTCGTGCCTTCGGCGGCATGGAGCCCGAGCAGGCCTATCAGACTCTGGTACCGCGTCTGAAGAAAACGCCATCCAACCGGGACTTCCTCGCGGCCATCACCTCAACGATGCCTCAGGTCAAATAACTTCACGGCCCTTGAGGCCTGTGGCTACACGAATGCGTGTGCCTCCGCTCTGATTTGAGAAGCGGAGGCACACGCATTCGTGCTTCCTGTGCCGCTTACGGCGACCGGCTCAATGAATGCTCTGGTTGTATTCTATTAAGCATGAGTGAAGCAGACGACGCAGGAAACTGGCCTCGGCCAGAGGAATACGAATCACAGAAGTACGAATCACAGACGACGGAGGCTTCCACCACGGTGGATGCGCAGAGCAGCAGCGATGATCCTGAGGTCGCCCGTTGCGTGGCGGGCATAGAAGCCCTCAGACAGTCAATCGATAACGTGGATACCGCGATTGTGTCTCTTCTCGCTGAACGCTTCAAATACACCTCGAGAGTGGGCGTGCTGAAGGCCAGGGCAGGCTTTGAACCCGCCGATTATCAACGCGAGCATATGCAAATCGAGCGACTCCACCGTATTGCACAGGATGCCGGGTTGGATACGGATATTGCAGAGATGTATCGGGAGTTCGTGGTTACCGAGGCTAAGAAACGCCATCGCAGAATAGCGGAGGAGGGCGGTGACCCGGGAGTTCTGGACGTGTTCGCCTAGGCCCTCCAAATACGATAACTGCACTAAAAGGACAGCTTTGTGGTAATAATTTCACCACAAAGCTGTCCTTTTAGTGCAGTTATCTAACCCAAAGCCCTTGGTGGTGGTGTCAGCGCTTGGGCTTCTTCACAGGTGGCTCACCGAGGGTGCTGTCAACCACGGTGATCGCGGTCTCGTCGGATTGTTCCGCAGTGCCGTCGGCGGCATCCGCTTCCACAAAACGCAGTTCGCCGGTGACTCTTCCGGCTTCGGCGATGTCGGCCTGTGCTTCGCGGACTGCTGCGATCGCTTCGGAGGGAACCGCCAGTCTTGCACTGAGAATCGGTGTTTTCATCGATACCTTGGCCTCGGACTTGATTTTCCGCAGCTCCGCCAAAGCCTGACCCGCCCAGACCAACACATCCGGCCGGACATCGCCGCAAGCCTGTTCATAGGCTTCAGACGTGGGCCAGCTCGCGAGGTGCACGGAAGCGGAGCCTTCGTGCATCCAACCCCAGACCTCTTCGCATGCGAATGGCAGATAAGGGGCGAACAGGCGAGCGAAGGCGTCCAGAACGAGGCCGAGTGTGGTTCTGGCCGAGCGCACCGCCTGTTCGGAAGGCACGAGACCGGTGGCATCAGCGGTACCGTAGGCGCGGTTCTTCGCGAGTTCGATGTAATCGTCGCAGAAATCCCAGAAGAAACTTTCGATGACTTCCAGGGCTTTGGAATGCTCGTATGTATCCAGGCTTTCCGTGGCATCACGGATGACGGATGCCAGACGTGCGATGACCGCACGATCCAGGGTCTCGGTGACGTCGCTGAGTTTCCATTCGACCTTGGCGGGCGA
It encodes:
- the gatB gene encoding Asp-tRNA(Asn)/Glu-tRNA(Gln) amidotransferase subunit GatB; translated protein: MADKLMKYADAVSEFDTVFGLEVHVELSTNTKLFCPAHIEFGGEPNTQLTPVSLGLPGSLPVVNKTAIDYAIKLGLALHCEIAEWSQFARKNYFYPDMPRDYQISQYDKPLNGNGYLDVELADGEIFRVQIERAHVEDDAGKNTHVGGADGRIEGADHSLCDYNRAGVPLVEIVTKPVEGAGARAPEIAGAYVRAIRDIVKALNISHARMEQGNMRADVNVSLRKNPGDALGTRSETKNVNTFKGIEKTMAYEIRRQAAILDAGGEILQETRHWDEGSQCTAGGRIKSDADDYRYFPDPDLVMVHVTSDHIEELRKQMPEMPRDRRARLKADWGFSDLEMRDVVNADALDLIEETVKAGAKASGARKWWMGELSREANAKEISLEELPITPADVAQVEVLIAKGTLNDKLAKQTVSGVLAGEGSPEEVVAKHGYQVVSDDGALVAAVDEALAANPDIVEKLKSGNMKPMGAIIGAVMKATHGQADAKAVRTIVSEKVASL
- a CDS encoding GNAT family N-acetyltransferase, translated to MVQANEVNSPESEQSRELPERLIIPEIKGEMVHLRPAGLDDLLYMDRLEAFYNASGITGKGPQAERAVVHTWVKRSVAWSWGQTAGESGVGDPESRRTVAWAMLASSENGDEDAESERNGDAIIGMIFLIDIDGWARSARIQVVLGKNYRGRGYSRDAMPRVMTYGFAPEPAGLGLHRIWVSVPEKNTRSTSVYQSLGFVPQGTSRDALWDAENGKYQDLIVMDTLVDEYDPIQSLDAFGMHVIEDNPGVREALSAKEHSLAIQLRNKAESSGKKTAASIDDHPLRQAPPVALPPESVETIEKTSLKDALAPHPAEDEHADNRHVESPDEQKDDQGDDQAEWPYNQSSRKTSKRAWWRNIGRSRTRTDEGQKD
- a CDS encoding DUF2469 domain-containing protein encodes the protein MSAEDLDNYETDAELALYREYRDVIKLFTYVVETERRFYLANKVDFNVRSAGQDVYFDVQLTDAWVWDVYRPSRFVKNVRIVTFKDVNVEEVQKSDIDIPDSIN
- a CDS encoding NAD(P)/FAD-dependent oxidoreductase, with the translated sequence MTEKQSVVIIGGGPAGLTAAWELAKDGGSDKYDVIVLEASNQFGGISRTVKHNGNRMDIGGHRFFSKDDRIMDWWKNVLPLQGAPSYDDKKLNRHHDLEPGGPDPETTDKVMLKRHRVSRIYWNHHFFDYPISLSANTLKALGFRLTMVAGFSYLKSVFHKLPEDNLENFYINRFGRKLYSMFFAGYTEKLWGRAPKEISADWGAQRVKGLSIMGVLKNAVQKMLPKKRDAHEVETSLIEEFWYPKLGPGQLWETVEENCREAGVKVITDAKVVELDQQDGRLSAVVYVDSDGNRVSLQADDVISSMPIKDLVNAVKASPTSAPADMTHIANGLPYRDFVTVGLLVKRLRIRNTTDTPTLGNPPIVPDCWIYVQDPGFKVGRLQVFNNWSPYLVKNVDDTVWIGLEYFCEEGDDFWNLSDEKATAFAVDELTRMGIINGAQDVMDSHRERVPKAYPAYFDTYAQMPELVEWLDSFGNLYCVGRNGQHHYNNQDHSMATSMEAVENIRTGRTSKANVWNVNTEKSYHEEK